The following coding sequences lie in one Acidobacteriota bacterium genomic window:
- the fdhF gene encoding formate dehydrogenase subunit alpha — MSDRFDIEIDGRPCEARAGETVLQAATRAGVTIPTLCDDTRLEPAGACRVCLVEVEGQRRLQPGCAWRVEPNMKVVTESERIERHRRVLYGLYLADHKLDDDGLPIQTGNDNQLRRLAQETPPLVLEAVDAPRVGRPDDVNPYIAFDPELCILCARCTRYCDEVEAVNAITLAERGSETTIATFADKGLLDTSCELCGGCIDTCPTGALIEKKAPHPLAADAKTVRSTCNFCGVGCQVDLHVSDGRVAKVTSPPPGETVNDGNLCVKGRFAYDFIHHEDRLKTPLIRGDDGELHPAGWDEAIARAAEGMLEVKRRHGADALGFVSSSRCTGEENYLMQKLSRAAFGTNNVHQCAATUHAPTVAGLVTMFGAGAMTNSIEEIRDTEMMFVIGSNTSEAHPIIAMEMKRAVQRGSRLIVADPRAIWMTGIAEKHLQLQPGTDVWLLNAIANVIVTEELFDRRFIAEHCEGWEAVRQTVLGYPPEEAEVVTGVPAEDIRETARLYATTRKAGIYYTLGITEHTHGTDNVYALANLVLMTGHLGVKSAGMNPLRGQNNVQGANDAGATPTFLPGYEKVTDPEVRERYETAWDVPLSPDDGMNLNVMMKEMAQGNVKGLFVMGEDIVISEPNVSQVELGLNQCEFLVCQEIFHNLTTEFADVVFPASCFAEKDGVFTNSDRRVQRVRKAVDPPGEAREDWRILCDMARASGYPMPDYAGPDEIYAEMASLTEKFGGISHARLDERPFGLQWPCPDEDHEGTPTLHEGGPLIGKAKFQSVSYRPSDELPDNEYPLVLSTGRTLYHYNAATQTRRESGPVLKQGSNFIEVHRRDARRLGVRNEDMVRIISRRGAVEARVWVSPQVRPGCVWMPMHFAESRANLLTNDAGDAITGTGEYKVCAVRIEALIPIGA, encoded by the coding sequence TTGAGCGATAGGTTCGATATCGAGATCGACGGTAGGCCTTGCGAGGCCAGGGCCGGCGAGACAGTGTTGCAGGCGGCGACGCGCGCCGGCGTGACGATCCCCACACTCTGTGACGACACACGGCTGGAGCCGGCGGGCGCGTGCCGCGTCTGCCTGGTGGAGGTGGAAGGGCAGCGTCGCCTTCAACCCGGCTGCGCGTGGCGGGTCGAGCCGAACATGAAGGTCGTCACCGAGTCGGAGCGAATCGAACGCCATCGCCGGGTGCTCTACGGACTCTATCTGGCAGACCACAAGCTGGACGACGATGGCCTACCCATCCAGACCGGGAACGACAACCAGCTGCGTCGCCTGGCCCAGGAGACTCCGCCCCTTGTGCTGGAGGCGGTCGACGCACCGCGCGTGGGGCGCCCGGACGACGTTAACCCGTACATCGCATTCGATCCCGAACTCTGTATCCTCTGCGCCCGCTGCACTCGCTATTGCGATGAGGTCGAGGCGGTCAACGCCATCACCCTGGCCGAGCGTGGATCCGAGACCACCATCGCGACGTTCGCCGACAAGGGTCTGTTGGATACCAGCTGCGAACTCTGTGGCGGTTGCATCGACACCTGTCCGACCGGCGCGCTGATCGAAAAGAAGGCGCCCCATCCGTTGGCGGCCGATGCGAAGACCGTCCGCAGTACCTGCAATTTCTGCGGTGTCGGTTGCCAGGTAGACCTTCACGTCAGTGACGGGCGTGTGGCCAAGGTGACCAGTCCACCCCCGGGGGAGACGGTCAACGATGGCAACCTCTGCGTCAAGGGTCGCTTCGCCTACGACTTCATCCATCACGAGGACCGGCTGAAGACGCCCCTGATCCGCGGGGACGACGGCGAGCTGCATCCTGCCGGCTGGGACGAGGCCATCGCCCGTGCGGCCGAGGGCATGCTGGAGGTCAAGCGGCGTCACGGTGCGGACGCGCTGGGCTTCGTTTCTTCCAGTCGTTGCACCGGTGAGGAAAACTACCTGATGCAGAAGTTGTCTCGTGCCGCGTTCGGCACCAACAACGTGCATCAGTGTGCCGCCACGTGACACGCTCCGACGGTCGCCGGGCTGGTGACCATGTTCGGGGCGGGGGCGATGACCAACTCGATCGAGGAGATCCGTGACACCGAGATGATGTTCGTGATCGGGTCCAACACCTCCGAGGCCCACCCCATCATCGCGATGGAGATGAAGCGCGCCGTGCAACGTGGGTCGCGACTGATCGTGGCGGATCCACGAGCTATCTGGATGACCGGCATTGCGGAGAAGCATCTGCAGCTTCAGCCCGGAACCGATGTCTGGTTGCTCAACGCGATTGCCAACGTGATTGTTACCGAGGAGCTCTTCGACAGGCGCTTCATCGCGGAGCATTGCGAAGGCTGGGAGGCCGTTCGTCAGACGGTGCTCGGCTATCCGCCGGAAGAGGCTGAGGTGGTGACCGGCGTCCCTGCCGAGGATATCCGCGAGACGGCCCGTCTGTATGCGACCACGCGGAAGGCCGGGATCTATTACACCCTTGGGATCACCGAACACACCCACGGTACGGACAACGTCTACGCGCTGGCCAACCTCGTGCTGATGACCGGCCATCTGGGCGTCAAGTCTGCTGGTATGAACCCACTACGCGGGCAGAACAACGTTCAGGGCGCCAACGATGCCGGGGCGACCCCAACGTTCCTCCCGGGATACGAGAAGGTCACGGACCCAGAGGTTCGCGAGCGTTACGAGACGGCGTGGGATGTTCCATTGTCACCCGACGACGGGATGAACCTCAACGTGATGATGAAGGAGATGGCCCAGGGCAACGTCAAGGGTCTGTTCGTCATGGGCGAGGATATCGTCATCTCGGAGCCCAACGTCTCGCAGGTCGAGCTTGGGCTGAACCAGTGTGAGTTCCTCGTCTGTCAGGAGATCTTCCACAATCTGACGACGGAATTCGCGGATGTGGTCTTCCCTGCAAGTTGTTTTGCCGAGAAGGACGGCGTCTTCACCAATAGCGATCGACGGGTCCAGCGGGTTCGCAAGGCGGTCGATCCACCCGGTGAGGCGCGGGAGGATTGGCGCATCCTCTGCGACATGGCCCGTGCTTCGGGGTATCCCATGCCGGACTACGCCGGTCCCGACGAGATCTACGCCGAGATGGCCTCGTTGACCGAGAAGTTCGGCGGGATCTCCCACGCACGCCTGGACGAGCGACCCTTCGGCCTACAGTGGCCCTGTCCCGACGAAGACCACGAGGGGACTCCCACACTCCACGAAGGCGGGCCGCTGATCGGCAAGGCGAAGTTTCAGTCGGTCAGCTATCGGCCCAGCGATGAACTACCGGACAACGAGTATCCGCTGGTCCTGTCCACGGGACGTACGCTCTATCACTACAACGCCGCGACACAGACCCGGCGTGAGTCGGGACCCGTGCTCAAGCAGGGGAGTAACTTCATCGAGGTGCACCGGCGTGATGCGCGCCGTCTCGGTGTCCGTAACGAGGACATGGTCCGCATTATCTCGCGGCGTGGTGCCGTCGAGGCGCGGGTCTGGGTTTCGCCTCAGGTGCGACCCGGCTGTGTGTGGATGCCGATGCACTTCGCCGAGTCCCGGGCCAACCTGTTGACCAACGATGCCGGGGATGCCATCACCGGTACGGGCGAGTACAAGGTCTGTGCGGTGCGGATTGAGGCGCTTATACCCATCGGTGCCTGA
- a CDS encoding NAD(P)H-dependent oxidoreductase subunit E produces the protein MLKRGAQRERVLGLLEEEGGVTEASVRRVAEQTGVPEADIWGAGLFYSLIRRPGRRVRVCDGLTCQMLGGDALANDLEQAGKECERVSCLGQCDRAPAALDEDLELLTRDERPRGVTPADDGLPMNLAGEDDASYAALARARELAPDRILEELEASGLQGRGGAGFPAHIKWRGVRSQRETERYVVCNADEGEPGTFKDREVILRRPHAMLEGLAIAAATVAAREIWIYIRGEFTEERRVLARAIEEAGDALAQFDVHVATGHGAYICGEETALLESMEGRRGMPRLKPPFPTEHGFRGKPTLMHNVETAACVPAIVRRGGKWFRELGCDEPGTKLYCLSGHVQRPGVYELPLGVTLDALVEAAGGYDGTPMAFSPGGASSGFLPMSQRNLPLDYGNLAKAGSMLGSAGVVVLNDTVDMVQAVAWQLEFFERESCGQCAPCRIGTRYIRRQVDRYIDAGDLRTLQHAADVGWEMEEGSICGLGMVAAKPLESAREHFPEAFQNRSRN, from the coding sequence ATGCTCAAGCGGGGCGCACAACGAGAGCGAGTCCTCGGCCTGCTCGAAGAAGAGGGTGGTGTCACCGAGGCGTCGGTCCGACGTGTGGCCGAACAGACGGGCGTACCGGAGGCCGACATCTGGGGCGCCGGCCTGTTCTACTCGCTGATCCGACGACCGGGTCGGCGTGTTCGTGTCTGTGATGGCCTGACCTGTCAGATGCTGGGGGGCGATGCGCTGGCGAACGATCTGGAGCAGGCAGGCAAGGAGTGCGAGAGGGTCAGCTGTCTGGGACAGTGTGACCGTGCGCCTGCGGCGTTGGACGAGGACCTGGAGTTACTGACCCGCGACGAGCGGCCCCGCGGAGTGACGCCCGCGGATGACGGGTTGCCTATGAATCTCGCCGGCGAGGACGACGCCAGCTACGCCGCCCTCGCGCGTGCCCGCGAGCTCGCTCCCGATCGAATTCTGGAAGAGCTCGAGGCCTCCGGTCTTCAGGGACGAGGGGGTGCGGGTTTCCCGGCACACATCAAGTGGCGGGGTGTCCGGTCTCAACGGGAGACCGAGCGCTACGTCGTCTGCAATGCCGACGAGGGTGAGCCCGGGACGTTCAAGGACCGCGAGGTCATTCTGCGTCGTCCCCACGCCATGCTCGAGGGTCTGGCGATCGCGGCAGCGACGGTGGCCGCGCGGGAGATCTGGATCTACATCCGCGGCGAGTTCACCGAGGAGCGCCGTGTTCTTGCGCGGGCCATCGAGGAGGCAGGCGACGCACTCGCGCAGTTCGATGTGCACGTGGCCACCGGTCATGGTGCCTACATCTGCGGAGAAGAGACGGCGTTGCTGGAGTCGATGGAAGGGCGTCGCGGGATGCCACGCCTCAAGCCGCCGTTCCCGACCGAACATGGGTTTCGTGGCAAGCCGACATTGATGCACAACGTCGAGACGGCGGCCTGTGTGCCTGCGATCGTCCGTCGTGGTGGCAAGTGGTTCCGCGAGCTGGGTTGCGACGAGCCCGGAACAAAACTCTACTGCCTCTCCGGGCACGTCCAACGACCCGGTGTCTACGAGCTGCCGCTGGGCGTGACCCTCGACGCTCTGGTCGAGGCCGCCGGCGGTTATGACGGGACGCCGATGGCGTTCAGCCCCGGTGGTGCGTCGTCCGGCTTCCTGCCGATGAGCCAACGGAACCTGCCGCTGGACTACGGGAACCTGGCAAAGGCCGGGTCAATGCTGGGAAGCGCCGGTGTTGTCGTCCTGAACGACACCGTCGATATGGTGCAGGCCGTGGCGTGGCAGCTGGAGTTCTTCGAACGAGAGAGTTGCGGGCAATGTGCCCCATGCCGGATCGGTACGCGGTATATTCGGAGGCAGGTGGATCGCTATATCGATGCGGGAGACCTTCGAACGTTGCAACACGCAGCCGACGTCGGCTGGGAGATGGAAGAGGGTTCGATCTGCGGGCTGGGGATGGTCGCCGCCAAACCGTTGGAGTCCGCCCGCGAGCATTTCCCCGAGGCGTTTCAGAACCGGAGCCGAAATTGA
- a CDS encoding YSC84-related protein, with protein sequence MKSRFGFLAALLIVALAAPLTSFFADEETSGRQDEKRAKISTIATEALHGLLADSSNANSLYENAYGYAVFDNWKFALGVSGGGGTGVAVDKAAGSKTYMKMGTGGVGLGLGGQKYQLVVMMETKEAFDRFVNKGWQADAQGTAAAGKEGVSASSSFHNGIALFQITDKGLMANADVTGTKFWKHKKLN encoded by the coding sequence ATGAAGAGTCGTTTCGGATTTCTAGCCGCTCTGCTCATCGTCGCTCTGGCAGCGCCGCTCACCTCATTCTTCGCCGACGAGGAGACGTCGGGACGTCAGGACGAGAAGCGAGCGAAGATCAGCACGATCGCCACGGAGGCGCTTCACGGTCTTCTCGCCGATAGCTCCAATGCCAACTCGCTCTACGAGAACGCTTACGGTTACGCCGTCTTCGACAACTGGAAGTTCGCCCTCGGTGTTTCGGGTGGCGGCGGGACCGGTGTGGCGGTGGACAAGGCGGCCGGCAGCAAGACCTACATGAAGATGGGAACCGGTGGCGTGGGCCTGGGGTTGGGCGGACAGAAGTACCAGCTGGTCGTCATGATGGAGACCAAGGAGGCGTTCGATCGCTTCGTCAACAAGGGCTGGCAGGCCGACGCTCAGGGTACCGCCGCTGCGGGCAAGGAAGGTGTTTCCGCCTCCAGCTCGTTCCACAACGGCATCGCGCTGTTCCAGATCACCGACAAGGGTCTGATGGCCAATGCCGATGTCACCGGCACCAAATTCTGGAAGCACAAGAAACTCAACTGA
- a CDS encoding carboxypeptidase-like regulatory domain-containing protein, giving the protein MSLRTFLIVALFPWVVVAADRVEGQVVDATSDRGIAYARVGLSDHELGTVSDDEGRFRLALPPLDLPADTTILIGAPGYTLQRVTLGDLLESSRIALVPQERAYQEQVSVSAAGTGKPAIVGKALKPAGYKVGFASGQLGSEVGARIPIKRKSFIKSAHFVIARTGGERFVYRVNLYDYRDGKVGEMRLTESVLVDAPQVIGTIDVDLSRHAVIAEHDLLLTLEWVSDDAGNEVPPLMFRAKRTSKNAMRHKRRSHGQFDKVPIVKLTPGFYLTVFSLD; this is encoded by the coding sequence GTGAGTCTGCGGACGTTCTTGATCGTCGCTCTGTTTCCATGGGTGGTTGTGGCAGCCGACCGTGTCGAGGGACAGGTCGTCGATGCCACAAGCGATCGAGGCATCGCCTACGCACGGGTCGGCCTGTCCGATCATGAATTGGGAACGGTCAGCGACGACGAGGGGCGGTTCCGACTGGCGTTGCCGCCGTTGGATCTACCGGCCGATACGACGATCCTGATCGGAGCCCCGGGATACACGCTGCAGCGCGTGACGCTGGGCGACTTGCTGGAATCGAGTCGCATCGCACTCGTTCCGCAGGAGAGAGCCTACCAGGAGCAGGTCAGTGTCTCGGCCGCAGGCACCGGTAAGCCGGCCATCGTCGGCAAGGCGCTGAAGCCGGCGGGGTACAAGGTCGGGTTTGCGAGCGGCCAACTCGGAAGCGAGGTCGGCGCACGGATCCCGATCAAGCGGAAGAGCTTCATCAAGAGCGCCCACTTCGTCATCGCCCGGACCGGTGGGGAACGATTCGTCTATCGTGTGAATCTTTACGACTATCGCGACGGCAAAGTCGGTGAAATGCGGTTGACGGAGAGCGTCCTCGTCGATGCCCCGCAGGTCATCGGAACGATCGACGTCGATCTGAGTCGTCACGCCGTCATCGCAGAGCATGATCTGCTGCTCACGCTCGAATGGGTCAGCGACGACGCCGGTAACGAGGTGCCCCCCTTGATGTTTCGCGCCAAGCGGACATCGAAGAATGCGATGCGACACAAGCGTCGGAGTCACGGTCAATTCGACAAGGTACCGATCGTCAAGCTGACGCCGGGCTTCTACTTGACGGTGTTCTCGCTGGACTGA
- a CDS encoding 4Fe-4S binding protein: MSEFPILFDEEAGGFGEPPKRPAPPLRPAQRAAAAVIALGALGFVLYIAGLQLGGGWSAIGATFGLITLGTVLWFWLDLRDTEPGIKHDGVFFSGVQSRGLLGWSLGIFITGFYIVLYFYDDLQKMGMPALLDRPIQLLDPLAMLTQGGGSSRWFLYGVLYTSAILVFGVRMFMKYRGNRYQQLRTASVMFFQFVFAWMLPNLLIFFSKPYMEFNGIWPLKQDYLWPEKVLGEYLGGAGVIGVLLFVWAIGMFVATPLLTYLFGKRWYCSWVCGCGGLAETLGDPWRQQSDKSTGAWKIERWMIHTVLLIVVFVTASLWIDHRMNGNLYGTWSGSLRKWYGFYIGAIFSGVIGVGFYPVLGSRIWCRFGCPQAAILGIWQRIFSRFRITTNGGQCISCGNCSTYCEMGIDVRAYAQKSENIVRASCVGCGVCAAVCPRGVLKLENGLPGDRFDGAESALGTFRDAFNDPRIYDYRSWQSSDQSSENTVK, translated from the coding sequence ATGAGCGAGTTTCCGATCCTGTTCGACGAGGAGGCCGGCGGATTCGGCGAGCCACCGAAACGGCCAGCGCCTCCCTTGCGACCGGCGCAGCGTGCCGCCGCCGCGGTGATCGCACTGGGGGCGCTTGGTTTTGTCCTCTACATCGCCGGCCTGCAACTGGGTGGAGGCTGGTCGGCCATCGGCGCGACCTTCGGCCTCATCACACTGGGGACGGTGCTCTGGTTCTGGTTGGATCTCCGCGATACCGAACCCGGAATCAAGCACGACGGAGTCTTCTTCAGCGGCGTGCAGTCCCGTGGGCTGCTTGGCTGGTCACTGGGGATCTTCATCACCGGGTTCTACATCGTCCTCTATTTCTACGACGATCTTCAGAAGATGGGCATGCCGGCGCTTCTGGATCGCCCGATCCAACTGCTGGACCCACTCGCGATGTTGACCCAGGGCGGAGGGTCGAGCCGCTGGTTCCTCTACGGCGTCCTCTATACCTCCGCGATCCTGGTGTTCGGCGTCCGCATGTTCATGAAGTACCGGGGCAATCGGTACCAACAGCTGCGCACCGCCAGTGTGATGTTCTTCCAGTTCGTCTTCGCCTGGATGCTGCCGAACCTGTTGATCTTCTTCAGCAAACCCTACATGGAATTCAACGGCATCTGGCCACTCAAGCAGGACTACCTGTGGCCTGAGAAGGTTCTCGGCGAGTATCTCGGCGGTGCCGGTGTGATTGGCGTCTTGCTCTTCGTCTGGGCCATCGGAATGTTCGTCGCGACACCGCTCCTGACCTATCTGTTCGGCAAGCGCTGGTATTGCAGCTGGGTCTGTGGTTGCGGCGGATTGGCCGAGACACTCGGCGACCCCTGGCGACAGCAGTCCGACAAGTCGACGGGTGCGTGGAAGATCGAGCGCTGGATGATCCACACCGTGCTCCTGATCGTTGTCTTTGTGACCGCGTCGCTGTGGATCGATCACCGGATGAACGGCAACCTCTACGGAACGTGGAGCGGTTCGCTGCGCAAGTGGTACGGGTTCTACATCGGGGCGATCTTTTCCGGCGTGATCGGTGTCGGTTTCTACCCTGTCCTGGGTAGCCGGATCTGGTGTCGCTTCGGTTGCCCGCAGGCGGCGATCCTGGGTATCTGGCAGCGGATCTTCTCCCGGTTTCGGATCACGACCAATGGCGGGCAGTGCATCTCGTGTGGCAACTGTTCGACCTACTGCGAGATGGGGATCGATGTGCGGGCGTACGCCCAGAAGTCCGAGAACATCGTGCGCGCGTCGTGTGTCGGTTGTGGTGTCTGCGCGGCCGTCTGCCCGCGGGGCGTGCTCAAACTGGAAAACGGCCTGCCGGGCGATCGGTTCGACGGGGCGGAGAGTGCGCTCGGCACTTTCCGTGATGCCTTCAACGATCCCAGGATCTACGACTACCGAAGTTGGCAGTCTTCCGATCAGTCCAGCGAGAACACCGTCAAGTAG
- a CDS encoding NAD(P)/FAD-dependent oxidoreductase, whose protein sequence is MHVAILGNGVAGVSAALRIRELQPEWKISLVSGESSYHWSRPALMYIFMGHMRYQETKPFPDSFWDERRIDRVRAWVTRIDTDNRRLECHDGSSVPWDRLLIATGAKSNKFGWPGQDLDGVQGLYGLNDLKNLYRTTADTRHAVIVGGGLIGIELAEMLRSRHIDVTFLVREQSYWDNVLNSEESGLINRLIRHHGIGLELETQLDSIEDDGKGRCSAVVTGDGRRLECQIVGLTAGVSPNVGVAQESGIPTGRGVQVDRTLQTSVKDVWAAGDCAEIVKEGDARNLIQQVWYTGKMQGVVAGENIADAPDGPRNYDPGIWFNSAKFFDLEYQTYGQVNFQISGEQNLYWQESDGRQAARIVHVDGTVIGLQSMGIRWRHEVAESWIRQKRSVDEVIGSLSQLAFDQEFHRRQEPTIARVFREQLS, encoded by the coding sequence GTGCACGTCGCGATTCTCGGAAACGGAGTAGCGGGAGTCAGCGCGGCGCTTCGTATTCGCGAGCTTCAGCCCGAGTGGAAGATCAGTCTCGTCTCCGGCGAATCGAGCTACCACTGGTCGCGTCCGGCCCTGATGTACATCTTCATGGGTCACATGCGGTACCAGGAGACGAAACCGTTCCCCGACTCGTTCTGGGACGAACGCCGGATTGATCGAGTCCGCGCCTGGGTCACCCGCATCGACACCGATAATCGACGTCTTGAGTGCCACGATGGGTCGTCGGTCCCGTGGGATCGTCTACTGATCGCGACCGGGGCGAAGTCCAACAAGTTCGGCTGGCCCGGTCAGGACCTCGACGGTGTGCAGGGTCTCTATGGACTGAACGATCTCAAGAATCTCTATCGCACGACGGCCGACACGCGACATGCCGTCATCGTCGGTGGTGGCCTGATCGGCATCGAGTTGGCGGAGATGCTGCGATCCCGTCACATCGATGTGACGTTTCTCGTGCGCGAGCAGTCCTACTGGGACAACGTCCTCAATTCCGAAGAGTCCGGACTCATCAATCGGTTGATCCGTCACCACGGCATCGGGCTCGAACTCGAAACACAGCTTGACTCGATCGAAGATGATGGGAAGGGTCGTTGCTCGGCCGTCGTGACCGGCGACGGGCGTCGACTGGAGTGCCAGATCGTCGGGCTGACGGCCGGCGTCTCTCCCAACGTTGGCGTGGCGCAGGAGTCGGGGATCCCCACGGGCCGCGGAGTGCAGGTCGACCGGACGCTACAAACGTCCGTAAAGGACGTGTGGGCCGCAGGGGACTGCGCGGAGATCGTCAAGGAGGGGGATGCCCGAAACCTGATCCAGCAGGTCTGGTACACCGGCAAGATGCAGGGCGTCGTCGCCGGCGAGAACATCGCCGACGCACCGGACGGCCCGCGAAACTACGATCCGGGAATCTGGTTCAACTCTGCGAAATTTTTCGACCTCGAGTACCAGACCTATGGGCAGGTCAACTTTCAGATTTCGGGCGAACAGAACCTCTACTGGCAGGAGAGTGACGGCCGACAGGCGGCACGCATCGTCCACGTCGACGGGACGGTCATCGGACTGCAGTCGATGGGCATTCGCTGGCGTCACGAGGTTGCGGAGAGCTGGATCCGTCAGAAACGAAGTGTCGATGAGGTCATCGGTAGCCTCTCGCAGTTGGCCTTCGATCAAGAGTTTCATCGTCGGCAGGAGCCCACCATCGCCCGTGTATTCCGTGAGCAACTGTCATGA
- a CDS encoding TonB-dependent receptor, with protein MLQNRCLVFLFLCLGVVAAEPDEVYTETVTVTASRTPVLVEETGSSVTVIDREEIERRQSIFVGDLLRAVPGVAISRAGNGGSLTQIRVRGGEANHVLLSIDGVSISDAFAGDEVPLELLTVFDLDRVEVLRGPQSGLWGGDAAAGVINLVTRDPGAAAGRALQFETGSFGLLRGAGQIGLGDGAHRATFSGSFHDMDGTNVSRTGNEDDGSSSGLAHARYRFAPESSPFVLELGGRFIDTESEFDGVDFVVTGLPTDADRRTETSLSILNARGAWTRDDSSWRHELNVSRVSSDTETVVDASFDSSTAVDKNFVSWQSTVALPGTLNQRLTFAVDHESREFEQRGIASFFGDPNQSQKLDADGGVIEYHLGQDQWDLAASVRHDRHSDFDDATTFRTSFARRWHDGATRLHVSAGTGHKPPTFGDRFGFFADTFIGNPNLQPEESSGWDVGVDRRLGKRYRVGATYFRERVTNEINGFFFDATAGAFTAVNEDGDSDRQGVEVSVIAQLSPPVQLATTYTYTDAREPNGLGGEAIELRRPRHSGNLQLHYNPSRLPFDVAINASFVDTQRDIFFPPFPAPPERVPLDSYVLLDITGRYQFHDNYELFARIENALDEEYEDVIGFATPELGAFVGLRFRSGR; from the coding sequence ATGCTACAGAACCGCTGTCTCGTTTTTCTGTTTCTATGTCTTGGTGTCGTGGCGGCAGAGCCCGACGAGGTCTACACGGAGACCGTCACCGTGACGGCGTCACGGACTCCGGTGCTCGTCGAGGAGACCGGTAGCTCGGTGACCGTGATCGATCGCGAAGAGATCGAACGACGCCAGTCCATATTCGTGGGTGATCTCCTGCGAGCCGTTCCCGGAGTCGCCATCAGCCGCGCGGGGAACGGTGGTTCGCTGACGCAGATTCGCGTGCGAGGCGGTGAGGCCAACCATGTCCTGCTATCGATCGACGGCGTGTCGATCAGCGATGCGTTCGCAGGGGATGAAGTCCCCCTCGAATTACTGACGGTCTTCGACCTGGATCGGGTCGAGGTTCTTCGGGGGCCGCAGAGCGGTCTGTGGGGCGGCGATGCCGCGGCGGGCGTGATCAACCTGGTCACCCGCGATCCCGGCGCGGCGGCAGGGCGCGCCTTGCAGTTCGAGACCGGAAGCTTCGGTCTGTTGCGTGGTGCCGGCCAGATCGGACTGGGAGACGGCGCGCACCGGGCGACCTTCAGCGGCTCGTTTCATGACATGGACGGGACCAACGTGTCCCGCACGGGGAATGAGGACGACGGCTCCAGCAGTGGTCTGGCCCATGCACGATATCGTTTTGCACCCGAGTCCAGTCCGTTCGTGCTGGAACTGGGTGGACGATTCATCGATACGGAGTCGGAATTCGACGGAGTCGATTTCGTTGTCACCGGGTTGCCGACCGATGCCGATCGTCGCACGGAAACATCGTTGTCAATCTTGAATGCGCGCGGTGCCTGGACCCGGGACGACAGTTCCTGGCGCCACGAGCTGAACGTGTCTCGGGTCAGCAGTGACACGGAGACCGTCGTTGATGCTTCCTTCGACAGTTCAACCGCTGTCGACAAGAACTTCGTCTCATGGCAATCCACCGTGGCGTTGCCAGGCACCCTGAATCAGCGTTTGACGTTCGCCGTCGATCACGAGAGTCGAGAATTCGAGCAGCGGGGGATAGCGTCGTTCTTTGGCGACCCGAATCAGAGTCAGAAACTCGACGCGGACGGTGGGGTGATCGAATACCACCTCGGACAAGACCAATGGGATTTGGCCGCCAGCGTCCGTCACGATCGTCATAGCGACTTCGACGACGCCACGACGTTTAGAACCAGCTTCGCGCGGCGCTGGCACGATGGGGCAACACGTCTACACGTCTCTGCAGGGACGGGACACAAGCCTCCGACCTTCGGGGATCGATTCGGGTTCTTCGCCGACACGTTTATTGGAAACCCGAACCTGCAACCGGAAGAGTCCAGTGGCTGGGATGTCGGTGTAGATCGCCGTCTAGGCAAGCGATACCGGGTGGGGGCAACCTACTTCCGGGAACGCGTCACCAACGAGATCAACGGATTCTTCTTCGACGCGACAGCAGGTGCGTTTACGGCGGTCAACGAGGACGGCGACAGCGATCGGCAAGGTGTCGAGGTGTCGGTGATCGCGCAGTTGTCTCCGCCTGTTCAGCTGGCCACGACCTACACCTATACGGACGCACGCGAGCCGAACGGACTCGGTGGCGAGGCGATCGAGCTTCGCCGACCCCGCCATTCCGGAAATCTGCAATTGCACTACAACCCTTCCCGGTTGCCGTTCGACGTCGCCATCAATGCGTCATTTGTTGACACCCAGCGCGACATCTTTTTCCCGCCGTTTCCCGCCCCGCCCGAAAGAGTGCCGCTGGACTCGTACGTCTTGCTCGATATCACCGGACGCTACCAGTTCCACGACAACTACGAGTTGTTCGCCAGGATCGAGAACGCATTGGACGAGGAGTACGAGGACGTGATCGGCTTCGCGACACCCGAGTTGGGTGCCTTCGTTGGCTTACGCTTTCGCAGCGGGCGATAG